From the Maioricimonas rarisocia genome, one window contains:
- a CDS encoding sialate O-acetylesterase yields MLIRLAILCGAFLLAGTTTSAEEPVKVFLLAGQSNMQGHGRVEAVPKANDGKGSLEWLVDNPATKERFAHLVDGAGEWTTREDVHIWYLGRSGGLRPGFGVREGFIGPELGFGHAVGDALEEAVVLIKMSWGGKSLAKDFRPPSAGGEVGSYYGDLIRLTKGVLENRDDVFPQHAGREFELAGFGWHQGWNDRVNQQFNDEYEQNLAHFIRDIRRDLDAPNLPFVIAETGMRGREEKHPRALSLMKAQAAVAEYEEFRGNVAFVGTRDFWRPEDESPSKQGYHWNSNAETYYMIGEAMGQAMVKLLEK; encoded by the coding sequence ATGTTGATCCGACTGGCGATCCTGTGCGGTGCTTTTCTGCTTGCGGGCACGACCACCTCTGCTGAGGAGCCGGTGAAGGTCTTTCTGCTGGCCGGCCAGTCCAACATGCAGGGGCATGGCCGTGTCGAGGCCGTGCCGAAGGCGAACGATGGCAAGGGCTCGCTGGAGTGGCTTGTCGACAATCCCGCGACGAAAGAGCGTTTCGCCCACCTGGTGGACGGCGCGGGGGAGTGGACGACTCGGGAGGACGTCCACATCTGGTATCTCGGTCGGTCCGGCGGACTGCGGCCCGGCTTTGGCGTCCGCGAGGGCTTCATCGGGCCCGAACTCGGATTCGGTCACGCGGTCGGCGACGCCCTCGAAGAAGCCGTCGTGCTGATCAAGATGTCGTGGGGAGGCAAGAGCCTGGCGAAAGACTTCCGACCGCCGAGTGCCGGCGGCGAAGTGGGTTCGTACTACGGCGATCTGATCCGGCTGACGAAGGGCGTCCTGGAGAATCGGGACGACGTCTTTCCGCAGCATGCCGGCCGGGAGTTCGAGCTGGCCGGCTTCGGCTGGCATCAGGGCTGGAACGACCGGGTGAACCAGCAGTTCAACGACGAGTACGAACAGAACCTGGCGCACTTCATCCGGGATATCCGCCGCGATCTCGATGCCCCGAATCTGCCGTTCGTGATCGCCGAGACCGGCATGCGCGGCCGGGAAGAAAAGCATCCGCGGGCCCTGTCGCTGATGAAGGCTCAGGCGGCGGTGGCCGAGTACGAGGAGTTTCGCGGCAACGTGGCGTTCGTCGGCACGCGAGACTTCTGGCGACCGGAAGACGAGTCGCCATCAAAGCAGGGGTATCACTGGAACAGCAACGCCGAGACGTATTACATGATCGGTGAAGCAATGGGCCAGGCGATGGTGAAGCTACTGGAGAAGTAG
- a CDS encoding helix-turn-helix transcriptional regulator yields MSNDSPLVRQWTLLRHLDGCGSGRTVEELATALDVNVRTIRRDLKKLRDLAFPVEEETGKYGRITYRLSSTWHRTELRFTFEEAVALLVLARGFLERMAGTPFWRAARSAFRKISATLDDRAVRHLERLDGRLYQTNVGASDYSRKEALIDALMVGIEDRKIVSVTYQSLKATEPVTYDIYPYGMVYHRGSLYVIAYAPDHEQMRHYKVDRMVEAVASNLPFNRDESFDLSSYMRESFGVFQGDGEVEVVVRFSAQVARYVEESQFHESQTLKKQKDGSVIARFRLSTTEEIKWWILSFGSSATVLEPESLREELATELEEMLRRYRDSPGEVPEP; encoded by the coding sequence ATGTCGAATGATTCGCCACTCGTTCGTCAGTGGACACTGCTTCGGCACCTGGACGGTTGTGGTTCCGGCCGGACCGTCGAAGAACTGGCCACGGCTCTGGATGTCAATGTCCGCACGATCCGCCGGGACCTGAAGAAGCTCAGGGATCTGGCATTTCCGGTTGAGGAAGAGACCGGCAAGTACGGTCGTATCACCTACCGCCTGAGCAGCACCTGGCATCGAACCGAACTGCGGTTCACCTTCGAGGAGGCGGTGGCGCTGCTGGTCCTGGCCCGGGGCTTTCTCGAACGAATGGCCGGGACCCCGTTCTGGCGGGCCGCCCGCAGCGCCTTCAGGAAGATCAGTGCGACGCTGGATGATCGCGCGGTCCGGCACCTGGAGCGGCTGGACGGGCGGTTGTACCAGACGAACGTCGGGGCCAGCGACTATTCCCGCAAGGAAGCTCTGATCGACGCGCTGATGGTCGGCATCGAAGACCGCAAGATCGTCAGCGTCACCTATCAGTCACTCAAGGCGACCGAACCGGTGACGTACGACATCTATCCGTACGGAATGGTCTATCACCGCGGGTCGCTGTACGTCATTGCCTACGCTCCCGATCACGAACAGATGAGGCACTACAAGGTGGACCGCATGGTCGAGGCTGTCGCCAGCAACCTGCCGTTCAACCGGGACGAGTCGTTCGACCTTTCGAGCTATATGCGGGAATCGTTCGGTGTCTTTCAGGGAGACGGAGAAGTCGAGGTGGTTGTCCGCTTCAGTGCCCAGGTGGCCCGATACGTTGAGGAGTCGCAGTTTCACGAAAGCCAGACACTGAAGAAACAGAAGGACGGTTCCGTCATCGCACGGTTCCGGCTGTCGACGACCGAGGAGATCAAGTGGTGGATCCTGAGCTTTGGCAGCAGTGCGACGGTCCTCGAACCGGAGTCGCTGCGCGAGGAGCTCGCCACGGAACTGGAAGAGATGCTCCGCAGGTATCGGGATTCACCCGGAGAAGTCCCCGAACCGTAG
- a CDS encoding NERD domain-containing protein, with amino-acid sequence MARMIPSIWPHETLSSAERRLYNALEEQLDDDFTVIHSLPWLDETRKIFQQGECDFLVLHPEHGLLVLEAKSGGVNYDGPSRTWLRPGGGRLNKDPFLQAQESVHHFNRLLRREVSGWSQSNPPFGYAVVFPEADQILGRLPPHVTPQLIIAEPDMDCLQDRMVSLLQHFRKPKSRMSGDVYRAAIERLLPEFQIVRSLSSQLDDQERGLARLTAEQIRLLEAMDGNLRLLVEGCAGSGKTLLALEKSMRLAHEGKRVLLLCFNIPLADWLRKRVGEAGLPIDVFHFHGLCEHVVRATGGTFEVPADAGSSFWEEEAADMLSQSLPGFAKRYDAVIVDEGQDFCAHWWIPIEELLENPDEGQLYIFHDPEQNIFNRENGFPFASPNLRLRVNCRNTHQIASFVNEMAGLQSRPADFCVPGSEPVEHVVASDEEELQEASRTLQELVEVEKVDPQRIVIIGRRRLENSPYAGATLLDGLRIASEVDAIADGAAIRYATIYRFKGLEADCAVLTGFRRPADGIPSRELYVAASRAKMLLHVMYRE; translated from the coding sequence ATGGCCCGCATGATTCCTTCCATCTGGCCGCACGAGACTCTCAGCAGTGCCGAGCGGCGGCTGTACAACGCGCTCGAAGAGCAGCTCGATGATGACTTCACGGTCATCCACAGCCTGCCGTGGCTCGACGAGACCCGCAAGATCTTCCAGCAGGGGGAATGTGACTTTCTGGTTCTGCACCCCGAACATGGCCTGCTGGTGCTCGAAGCGAAGTCGGGCGGCGTGAATTACGACGGTCCGAGTCGGACCTGGCTGCGGCCGGGGGGCGGACGGCTCAATAAAGATCCGTTCCTGCAGGCTCAGGAGAGTGTGCATCACTTCAACCGGCTGCTGCGACGGGAGGTGTCGGGCTGGAGCCAGTCGAACCCACCGTTCGGCTACGCGGTGGTATTTCCGGAAGCCGATCAGATCCTGGGGCGATTGCCACCGCACGTCACGCCGCAACTCATCATTGCCGAGCCGGACATGGACTGCCTGCAGGATCGCATGGTGTCCCTGCTGCAGCACTTCCGGAAGCCGAAGTCCCGGATGAGCGGCGACGTCTACCGGGCGGCGATCGAACGGCTGCTTCCGGAGTTCCAGATCGTCCGCAGCCTTTCTTCGCAGCTCGATGACCAGGAGCGGGGCCTGGCCCGTCTGACTGCCGAGCAGATCCGGCTGCTGGAGGCGATGGATGGCAATCTGCGGCTGCTGGTCGAAGGGTGTGCCGGTTCGGGAAAGACGCTGCTGGCACTCGAGAAGTCGATGCGGCTGGCGCATGAGGGCAAGCGGGTGCTGCTGCTCTGCTTCAACATTCCTCTGGCGGACTGGCTGCGAAAGCGGGTGGGAGAGGCCGGCCTGCCGATCGACGTGTTTCATTTTCATGGATTGTGCGAGCACGTGGTTCGTGCGACAGGCGGCACATTTGAAGTTCCCGCCGATGCGGGCAGTTCGTTCTGGGAGGAAGAGGCCGCCGACATGCTCTCGCAGTCACTTCCCGGATTCGCGAAGCGATACGACGCGGTGATCGTGGACGAGGGGCAGGACTTCTGCGCGCACTGGTGGATTCCCATCGAGGAACTGCTGGAGAACCCGGACGAAGGGCAGCTGTACATCTTTCACGATCCGGAACAGAACATCTTCAACCGCGAGAACGGATTTCCCTTTGCATCGCCGAACCTGCGGCTGCGGGTCAACTGCCGCAACACGCACCAGATCGCTTCGTTCGTCAACGAAATGGCCGGGTTGCAATCCCGACCGGCCGACTTCTGCGTGCCGGGGTCGGAACCGGTCGAACATGTGGTTGCCTCTGACGAAGAAGAGCTGCAGGAGGCGTCCCGCACCCTGCAGGAACTGGTCGAGGTGGAGAAGGTCGACCCGCAGCGGATCGTGATCATCGGTCGTCGCCGGCTGGAGAATTCTCCGTACGCCGGTGCCACGCTGCTGGATGGCCTGCGGATCGCCAGTGAAGTGGATGCGATTGCGGACGGGGCCGCGATCCGTTACGCCACGATCTACCGCTTCAAGGGACTGGAAGCGGACTGCGCCGTTCTCACTGGATTTCGGCGACCTGCAGACGGCATCCCGTCGCGGGAGCTGTACGTCGCGGCGTCGCGGGCGAAGATGCTGCTGCATGTGATGTACCGGGAGTGA